One Solibacillus sp. R5-41 DNA segment encodes these proteins:
- a CDS encoding WecB/TagA/CpsF family glycosyltransferase: protein MNKTVEILGIPFSNMTLNETLIFLEKQINEENSKLLHLITINPEITINAQSDLEFQKIVKEADLITADGIGIVLASKIKKDPIVERVTGFDLLQRLLQKGDRQGWSFYFLGTDEQINKNAVQQIEKHYPNVLIAGRHHGFFSKEEEPQIIESIKSASPDILIVAMGAPYSDKWIYKYKEELSKVKVVFGVGGSLDVIAGKVKATPEIWKKLNLEWLHRLITVPVANGQKSRWLRQTAIPKFIFQVLKNK from the coding sequence ATGAATAAAACAGTCGAAATATTAGGAATTCCTTTTTCGAATATGACACTAAATGAAACACTTATTTTTTTAGAAAAACAAATAAATGAAGAAAATTCAAAACTCTTACATCTTATTACGATAAATCCAGAAATCACTATTAACGCCCAATCTGATTTGGAATTCCAGAAAATTGTAAAAGAAGCGGATTTAATTACAGCGGATGGCATAGGAATTGTACTTGCATCAAAAATTAAAAAAGATCCAATTGTTGAAAGAGTAACAGGGTTCGATTTGCTGCAGCGTTTACTACAAAAAGGTGATAGACAAGGTTGGAGTTTTTACTTTTTGGGGACAGATGAACAAATAAATAAAAATGCAGTCCAGCAAATAGAAAAACACTATCCTAATGTTTTGATAGCAGGAAGACATCATGGCTTTTTCTCAAAGGAAGAAGAACCACAAATTATAGAGTCAATAAAGAGCGCAAGTCCAGATATCTTGATTGTAGCAATGGGGGCACCTTACTCGGATAAATGGATTTATAAATATAAAGAAGAGCTATCGAAAGTGAAGGTTGTATTCGGTGTTGGAGGAAGTTTAGATGTAATCGCTGGAAAAGTAAAAGCTACCCCAGAAATTTGGAAGAAATTAAATTTGGAGTGGTTACACAGGTTAATCACTGTTCCTGTTGCTAACGGGCAAAAATCAAGGTGGTTAAGACAAACAGCAATACCAAAGTTTATATTTCAAGTATTGAAGAATAAATAA
- a CDS encoding DinB family protein — protein sequence MIKFFEYNWQVRDEWFTWCNQLSTEDLLKDRIGGVGSILYTLFHIVDVEYSWIRAIEGKDDVVVEFEDYNTLEKVKSLSDTFHKDIVEFLQKNSDESSDKLVFVPWDEANYTKNEILHHIVAHEIHHVGQLSIWARELKLSPISANFIRRGFKFV from the coding sequence ATGATCAAATTTTTCGAGTATAACTGGCAGGTAAGAGATGAATGGTTTACCTGGTGTAATCAATTATCAACTGAAGATTTGTTAAAAGACCGTATTGGGGGAGTAGGAAGTATTTTATACACCCTATTTCATATTGTAGATGTAGAGTATAGTTGGATTCGTGCTATTGAAGGTAAAGACGATGTGGTAGTCGAGTTTGAGGATTATAATACCCTTGAAAAAGTTAAATCTCTCTCAGATACATTTCATAAGGACATAGTCGAGTTTCTACAAAAAAATTCAGATGAATCAAGTGATAAACTTGTATTTGTACCTTGGGATGAAGCTAATTATACAAAAAATGAAATATTACATCATATAGTTGCCCACGAAATTCATCATGTTGGTCAACTTTCTATTTGGGCAAGAGAATTAAAATTAAGTCCAATTTCGGCTAATTTTATTAGAAGAGGCTTCAAATTTGTTTGA
- a CDS encoding bile acid:sodium symporter family protein, with protein MVQQLNQFIQRWMPVLTPLSLVIGVLLENIGGHFLFLVPILFACMTFISSLNLKFRDIKVFKEYPKTILFIIAFLHILMPLWAFFLAETIFDDRLLSIGFLLSVAVPTGVTSVIWVTISKGNLPLCLAIILIDTLLAPILMPVTLHLVIGETIHLETTSLILDLIWMIVLPSIFGILINEWTNGALQEKLGKPLSLISKLCLFGIIMINSSAIAPYVKTINGELAAVIGLVLFVAISGYTFSLIISRLFWKSGADQATFVFNAGMRNIAVGVVIATTYFPSKVAMPVVFGMLFQQVLASVFYKIIRK; from the coding sequence ATGGTTCAACAACTCAATCAATTTATTCAACGATGGATGCCTGTACTAACACCGCTTAGTTTAGTAATCGGTGTACTATTAGAAAATATCGGGGGACATTTTTTATTTTTAGTCCCGATTTTATTTGCCTGTATGACATTTATCAGTAGTCTAAATTTAAAATTTCGGGATATCAAAGTGTTTAAGGAATACCCGAAAACAATCTTATTCATCATCGCATTTTTACATATTTTAATGCCATTATGGGCGTTCTTTCTAGCAGAAACGATATTTGATGATCGCCTATTATCGATTGGTTTTTTACTGTCGGTTGCAGTTCCAACTGGTGTCACAAGCGTAATTTGGGTGACGATTAGTAAAGGGAATTTACCATTATGCTTAGCCATTATTTTAATTGATACATTACTTGCGCCAATTTTAATGCCAGTGACGCTTCATTTAGTCATTGGGGAAACAATTCATTTAGAAACAACCTCACTCATTCTTGATTTAATTTGGATGATTGTACTCCCGTCTATTTTCGGCATACTAATCAATGAATGGACGAACGGTGCACTGCAAGAAAAACTAGGGAAGCCGCTATCCCTTATTTCAAAGCTATGCTTATTTGGCATTATTATGATAAATAGTAGTGCGATTGCGCCGTATGTGAAAACAATTAATGGTGAATTAGCAGCGGTAATCGGCTTAGTATTGTTTGTTGCGATTTCAGGTTATACATTTTCGCTTATTATATCCCGTCTTTTTTGGAAATCAGGCGCGGACCAAGCAACATTTGTTTTCAATGCAGGCATGCGAAATATCGCTGTAGGTGTTGTAATTGCGACAACGTATTTCCCTTCAAAAGTAGCGATGCCTGTCGTTTTCGGTATGCTCTTTCAACAAGTTTTAGCTTCAGTATTTTATAAAATAATCCGAAAGTAA
- the adaB gene encoding methylated-DNA--[protein]-cysteine S-methyltransferase produces the protein METNNKPTLFWSLLEIKDWKFYIASTSKGLCYVGSQNKPYEELCEWAKKRFPGSHLIEDGEKLEPYAVEIIEYLETKRKTFTVPFDYNGTAFQLAVWNALCEIPYGQTKSYSDIANYINKPAAVRAVGAAIGANPVLITVPCHRVVGKNGSLTGYRGGLEMKTLLLEMERKTSPAMSDY, from the coding sequence ATGGAAACAAACAACAAACCAACCCTTTTTTGGTCTTTACTTGAAATTAAGGATTGGAAATTTTATATTGCTTCAACCTCTAAGGGGCTATGCTATGTAGGTTCACAGAATAAACCATACGAAGAATTGTGCGAATGGGCTAAGAAACGCTTTCCAGGAAGTCATCTTATTGAAGATGGTGAAAAGCTTGAACCCTATGCGGTTGAAATTATTGAGTATCTAGAAACAAAAAGGAAAACCTTTACTGTTCCATTTGATTATAATGGGACAGCATTCCAGCTTGCAGTCTGGAATGCACTTTGTGAGATTCCATACGGACAGACGAAGTCCTATTCCGACATTGCAAATTATATAAATAAACCAGCAGCTGTTCGTGCTGTAGGGGCAGCCATCGGAGCTAATCCAGTATTAATCACCGTACCTTGTCATCGTGTAGTGGGGAAAAATGGATCATTAACTGGCTATCGTGGTGGATTAGAAATGAAGACACTGCTTTTGGAAATGGAAAGAAAAACTTCTCCAGCAATGAGTGATTATTGA
- a CDS encoding bifunctional transcriptional activator/DNA repair enzyme AdaA, translating into MSDSINNKLQERHDQTILNDVDMMTNEKWQAIIDNDASYNNQFFYAVKTTGIFCKPSCKSRVPKKENVCIFPNAEQALRANFRPCKRCKPTNVRLPESEWVILITEYIDKNFTEKLTLETLSDIAHGSPYHLHRTFKKIKGITPVEYIQQVRLNAAKEYLIQTNKAIADIAICVGMANTPYFITLFKSKTGQTPAQFRQMSKMEEM; encoded by the coding sequence ATGTCGGATAGCATCAATAATAAATTACAAGAGCGTCATGATCAAACAATTTTGAATGACGTGGACATGATGACAAATGAAAAGTGGCAAGCAATTATAGACAATGATGCTTCGTACAATAATCAATTTTTCTATGCTGTAAAGACCACAGGAATCTTCTGTAAACCGTCATGCAAATCTCGCGTTCCGAAAAAAGAAAATGTATGCATTTTTCCAAACGCAGAACAAGCTCTTCGTGCAAATTTCCGACCTTGTAAACGTTGTAAGCCTACTAATGTGAGATTGCCTGAAAGTGAATGGGTGATACTTATCACAGAATACATTGATAAAAATTTTACAGAAAAATTAACGCTAGAAACGCTATCAGATATTGCTCATGGGAGTCCCTATCATTTGCATCGAACGTTTAAAAAGATTAAAGGCATCACGCCAGTTGAGTATATACAACAGGTTAGATTAAACGCGGCTAAAGAGTATTTGATTCAGACAAATAAAGCGATTGCGGATATCGCCATATGTGTGGGTATGGCTAACACGCCCTATTTTATTACCTTATTTAAAAGTAAAACCGGACAGACACCAGCACAATTTCGTCAAATGAGTAAAATGGAGGAAATGTAA
- a CDS encoding radical SAM protein produces the protein MKSELFYKNPKTILNKGTGFLSGYTHSLNPYTGCSFGCSYCYVRQMPVSLFREGDWGNWVDVKNGAANLLSKELHRAKAKGNVTIFMSSSTDPYQPIEYKEKVTRSLLKVMVEDPPDFLLVQTRSPLVSRDIDLLQHLKDRVRVSMTIETDSETIRKHFTPEAPPIQARFKTLEKLMAAGIPTQVAIAPILPSGEYFPEKLKPFVDRICIDDYFMGDGSGGKRTRKLGIEKKYTELGLEEWYGPQAINKVYNRFIETFPENQIYVSQTGFEP, from the coding sequence ATGAAAAGTGAATTGTTCTATAAAAATCCGAAAACCATTCTTAATAAAGGTACAGGCTTTCTTTCTGGATATACTCATTCACTAAATCCTTATACAGGCTGTTCATTTGGATGTTCCTATTGTTATGTACGCCAAATGCCTGTATCCCTTTTTCGAGAAGGGGATTGGGGAAATTGGGTCGATGTTAAAAATGGGGCTGCGAATTTACTAAGCAAGGAGCTTCATCGTGCAAAAGCCAAAGGGAATGTAACCATTTTTATGTCATCAAGCACAGACCCGTATCAACCAATAGAGTATAAGGAAAAAGTAACGCGATCTCTACTAAAGGTAATGGTAGAAGATCCCCCTGACTTCTTATTAGTACAGACGAGGAGCCCACTTGTAAGTCGAGATATCGATTTGCTGCAGCATTTAAAAGATAGAGTCCGGGTAAGTATGACAATTGAAACGGATTCAGAAACGATTCGTAAACATTTTACTCCAGAGGCACCTCCTATTCAGGCACGCTTTAAGACATTGGAAAAATTAATGGCTGCGGGAATACCGACGCAAGTGGCGATAGCACCCATATTACCAAGTGGGGAATATTTTCCTGAGAAATTGAAGCCATTCGTCGATCGGATATGTATTGATGACTACTTTATGGGCGATGGCAGTGGAGGAAAACGGACGAGAAAACTTGGAATTGAAAAAAAATACACCGAACTTGGTTTAGAAGAATGGTATGGACCTCAAGCTATTAACAAAGTATATAACAGATTTATAGAAACCTTTCCGGAAAATCAAATTTATGTGAGCCAGACAGGGTTCGAACCGTAA
- a CDS encoding transposase yields the protein MSKRIRTFEIKKWIKQGRGSGICLDYKSWLKIQDEGRSTRLKGIKTSRQHEILSDLERTTFI from the coding sequence ATGTCGAAAAGAATAAGGACATTTGAAATTAAGAAGTGGATTAAACAAGGTCGAGGTTCAGGAATTTGCTTAGATTATAAATCATGGTTGAAGATTCAAGATGAAGGGCGTTCTACTCGTTTAAAAGGAATTAAAACGAGTAGGCAGCATGAAATTTTATCTGACTTGGAACGAACTACTTTTATTTGA
- a CDS encoding rhodanese-like domain-containing protein yields MKKWLVGFVAIITVFALTACSSDEKEGYSTIQIDEVAQKMEEGYIVLDVREVNEFAEGHIPGAQNKSLSALQANDYSELSKDENYIIICRSGNRSQTASDILQIEGYSIVNVAQGMSSWTGDVEK; encoded by the coding sequence ATGAAGAAATGGTTAGTTGGTTTCGTTGCAATCATCACCGTGTTTGCATTAACCGCTTGTAGTTCGGATGAAAAAGAAGGCTATTCGACGATTCAAATCGATGAAGTTGCACAGAAAATGGAAGAAGGCTATATTGTGCTTGATGTTCGGGAAGTGAATGAATTTGCAGAGGGGCATATTCCAGGTGCACAAAATAAGTCGTTAAGTGCATTACAAGCCAATGATTATAGTGAGTTATCAAAGGATGAAAATTATATAATCATTTGTCGAAGCGGTAATCGCTCACAAACAGCCAGTGACATTTTACAAATAGAAGGCTACTCTATCGTTAATGTTGCACAGGGCATGTCGAGTTGGACGGGTGACGTGGAAAAATAA
- a CDS encoding metal-binding protein codes for MYKDNEKSAENRKKTFTLFGADMHPYRSDTPGIFGGYRPSKLYGRLDCPSALRAIAKGGYVKHRVFYHGQAEVVKRVFALKQVYN; via the coding sequence ATGTATAAAGATAATGAGAAAAGTGCTGAAAATAGAAAAAAGACATTCACCCTGTTTGGTGCCGATATGCATCCATATCGAAGTGATACACCGGGTATTTTTGGTGGGTATCGACCGAGTAAATTATATGGAAGATTAGATTGTCCCTCAGCGCTTAGAGCTATAGCAAAAGGTGGATACGTTAAACATCGCGTGTTTTATCATGGACAAGCAGAAGTGGTGAAACGAGTGTTTGCGTTGAAGCAAGTATACAATTAA
- a CDS encoding dienelactone hydrolase family protein → MINIQRNSNKLIIVVHEIYGVNQHMNKVCHSLSERGFDVICPNLLEKEGPFEYSLEEVAYRNFIEKIGFINAANKIKLLLQDIKDQYEKVFLVGFSVGATIAWLCSEENDIDGIVGYYGSRIRNYLEIEPLCSTMLFFPESEKSFNVNELIPFLEKRNIEIHKIHGEHGFSDPFNSKYNVTAAQESFDIMVDFLSKH, encoded by the coding sequence TTGATAAACATACAAAGGAACTCAAACAAATTAATTATAGTAGTACATGAAATTTATGGGGTTAACCAGCATATGAATAAAGTTTGCCATTCATTATCAGAGAGAGGCTTTGATGTTATTTGTCCCAACTTATTAGAAAAAGAAGGACCTTTTGAATATTCACTTGAAGAAGTTGCTTATCGAAATTTTATAGAGAAAATCGGGTTTATTAATGCGGCAAATAAAATTAAACTGCTATTGCAAGATATTAAAGATCAATATGAAAAAGTCTTTCTTGTTGGATTTAGTGTTGGGGCTACCATTGCGTGGTTGTGTAGTGAAGAAAATGATATCGATGGAATTGTTGGTTACTATGGTTCGCGAATTAGAAACTATCTAGAGATTGAACCATTATGTTCAACAATGCTTTTCTTTCCTGAAAGTGAGAAATCATTTAATGTCAATGAATTAATTCCATTCTTAGAAAAAAGGAATATTGAGATACATAAAATTCACGGAGAACATGGATTTAGTGACCCATTCAATTCAAAATATAATGTAACAGCTGCACAAGAATCTTTTGATATAATGGTTGATTTTTTATCAAAACATTAA
- a CDS encoding DNA-3-methyladenine glycosylase yields the protein MKWHEIHDDIIITLPDEFDMNANLGYLTRAKNECMYEIENGIITRVIAIGGIRSLVQVRVIDNKQMIIQFLNDSRPTDAWQREEIVKYIREWFDLDNDLTPFYEMAKVDPILKMPARKFYGLRVVGIPDLFEALCWGVLGQQINLAFAYSLKKQFVEGFGDAIEWNGKKYWVFPPYERIASLTAADLADIKMTVKKSEYIIGIAKLMASGELSKEKLMQMNFKDAEKNLTKIRGIGPWTANYVLMRCLRFQSAFPIDDVGLINSIKVMRNMDRKPTKDEILELSFPWKNWESYATFYLWRVLY from the coding sequence GTGAAATGGCATGAAATCCATGATGATATTATTATTACATTACCTGATGAGTTTGACATGAATGCAAACCTAGGCTACTTAACAAGGGCAAAAAATGAATGCATGTATGAAATTGAGAACGGTATCATTACAAGAGTCATAGCCATTGGGGGAATTCGGTCCTTGGTACAGGTAAGAGTAATCGATAATAAACAAATGATTATTCAGTTCTTAAATGATTCTAGGCCCACTGATGCGTGGCAACGAGAAGAGATTGTAAAATATATTCGTGAATGGTTTGATCTTGATAACGATTTAACCCCATTTTATGAAATGGCAAAAGTAGATCCAATACTTAAAATGCCTGCCCGAAAATTCTATGGATTGCGAGTCGTAGGCATTCCCGACTTATTTGAAGCTTTATGTTGGGGAGTTTTAGGGCAACAAATTAACTTAGCATTCGCGTACTCCTTAAAGAAGCAATTTGTAGAAGGATTTGGCGATGCTATCGAGTGGAATGGAAAAAAATATTGGGTGTTCCCACCGTACGAACGAATTGCATCGTTAACCGCTGCTGACCTAGCAGATATTAAAATGACGGTAAAAAAAAGTGAATATATTATTGGAATTGCCAAGTTAATGGCAAGTGGAGAATTATCGAAGGAGAAATTAATGCAAATGAACTTCAAAGATGCTGAAAAAAACTTAACTAAAATACGAGGCATCGGTCCTTGGACAGCCAATTATGTTCTAATGCGCTGTCTCAGGTTCCAATCAGCTTTTCCAATCGATGATGTGGGCCTTATTAATTCGATAAAAGTAATGCGTAATATGGACCGAAAGCCTACGAAGGATGAAATCTTAGAATTATCGTTTCCATGGAAAAACTGGGAATCATACGCTACCTTTTATTTATGGCGTGTCCTTTACTGA
- a CDS encoding FAD-binding oxidoreductase has protein sequence MTIETLDKVKLRLLDCLTAAQVTDNETVRTLHGQDESYHEPALPDLVVFPRSTQDVCAIIKIAHEYEIPVIPFGRGTSLEGHIIPYDGGISIDFNEMNQILAIEPENLLVKVQPGVTRMQLNKELKKHGLFFSVDPGADATLGGMAATNASGTTAVKYGVMRDQVRDLEVVIANGEIIHTGNSASKSSSGLHLNGLFVGSEGILGCITELTLRVYGIPEHEVAGRAVFATTALAVQAVTALKHAGIPIGRVELVDAASIHVANLYSETNYPEKPTLFLEFHGNEAGLKQDIEFATEILQQFQCTDLQFEKDTAARNKLWTARHNLAYAFIHASPGKKLMSTDVCVPISELAGAIDYSRELLNLSGLTGGITGHVGDGNFHALLMIDLNNKVEVEAAKQVNEQIVDFALKRGGTCTGEHGVGIGKRSYQQQEHGNALFVMKAIKQVLDPKNIMNPNKLL, from the coding sequence ATGACGATTGAAACATTAGATAAAGTAAAACTTCGCCTATTGGATTGTTTAACAGCTGCGCAAGTGACGGATAATGAGACTGTTCGTACACTACATGGACAGGATGAATCCTATCACGAGCCGGCACTCCCGGATCTCGTTGTATTTCCTCGTTCTACACAAGATGTTTGCGCGATTATTAAAATTGCCCATGAATATGAAATTCCCGTTATTCCATTTGGACGAGGCACTAGTCTTGAAGGACATATTATTCCGTATGACGGTGGGATTTCCATTGATTTTAATGAAATGAATCAAATTTTAGCAATTGAACCTGAAAATTTACTTGTAAAAGTTCAACCGGGCGTTACGCGAATGCAGTTGAATAAAGAATTAAAAAAACATGGCTTATTTTTCTCCGTCGACCCTGGTGCAGATGCAACACTAGGCGGTATGGCTGCTACGAATGCAAGTGGTACAACCGCCGTCAAATATGGTGTCATGCGTGATCAAGTGCGCGATTTGGAAGTTGTCATCGCAAATGGCGAGATCATACATACAGGAAATTCCGCTTCGAAATCCTCCTCTGGACTGCATTTAAATGGCTTATTTGTCGGTTCAGAAGGTATTTTAGGCTGTATTACTGAGCTGACTTTGCGTGTTTATGGCATTCCGGAGCATGAAGTTGCAGGTAGAGCCGTCTTTGCTACGACTGCACTTGCTGTTCAAGCGGTAACTGCATTAAAGCATGCTGGTATTCCAATTGGTCGCGTAGAATTAGTCGACGCGGCTTCGATTCATGTAGCGAATCTTTACAGTGAAACGAATTATCCAGAAAAACCGACGCTATTTTTAGAGTTTCATGGTAATGAAGCGGGCTTAAAGCAGGATATTGAATTTGCCACAGAAATTTTACAGCAGTTTCAGTGCACGGACCTTCAATTTGAAAAGGATACAGCCGCTCGCAATAAGCTGTGGACGGCCCGCCACAATCTCGCCTATGCCTTTATCCATGCCAGCCCTGGAAAAAAGCTGATGTCAACAGATGTTTGTGTGCCGATTAGTGAATTAGCAGGCGCCATTGATTATTCGAGGGAACTTCTGAATTTGTCCGGTTTAACAGGCGGCATTACGGGTCATGTTGGGGATGGGAATTTCCACGCCCTGCTTATGATTGATTTAAATAATAAGGTGGAAGTTGAGGCTGCCAAACAAGTGAATGAACAAATAGTAGACTTTGCACTAAAGCGCGGAGGGACTTGTACAGGTGAACACGGAGTCGGTATTGGGAAAAGGAGCTATCAGCAGCAGGAACATGGCAATGCCCTTTTCGTAATGAAGGCAATCAAACAAGTACTTGATCCGAAAAACATTATGAATCCCAATAAATTGCTATAA
- a CDS encoding 2OG-Fe(II) oxygenase has product MVRDIKTRVKGLNWDSIQNELDKQGFARLPAILTKDECDSFIELYSEEESYRTTINMTRYRFGNGEYKYFSYPLPEIIQSLRESFYPELAKTANRWLGYLNKPEQFPERLQDFLKTCEEYEQTRPTPLILKYEKGGFNCLHQDLYGDVFFPFQVVFVLNQRNKDYTGGESLLVEQIPRAQSRGHVITLEQGDALIFPTNHRPALGKKGYYKNTVRHGVSTITSGERYGLGIIFHDSK; this is encoded by the coding sequence ATGGTTCGAGATATAAAAACACGTGTTAAAGGCTTAAATTGGGATTCAATTCAAAACGAATTAGATAAGCAAGGATTTGCAAGGCTTCCAGCAATATTAACAAAAGATGAATGTGACTCCTTCATAGAACTTTATAGTGAAGAAGAATCATACAGAACGACAATCAATATGACGAGATATCGCTTTGGGAATGGGGAGTACAAATACTTTTCCTATCCATTACCCGAAATCATCCAAAGTTTAAGAGAATCCTTTTATCCAGAGTTAGCTAAAACAGCAAATCGATGGTTGGGTTATTTAAATAAACCAGAACAGTTTCCAGAACGTCTTCAAGATTTTTTGAAAACATGTGAAGAATATGAACAAACTAGACCAACACCCTTAATTTTAAAGTATGAAAAAGGCGGGTTTAATTGCTTGCACCAGGATTTATATGGAGACGTGTTTTTCCCATTTCAAGTAGTGTTTGTATTAAATCAACGGAATAAAGACTATACGGGTGGTGAATCCCTATTAGTGGAACAAATTCCTCGTGCTCAGAGTAGGGGGCATGTGATTACTTTGGAACAAGGTGACGCGCTGATCTTTCCTACTAACCATAGACCTGCTCTAGGGAAAAAAGGATATTATAAAAATACGGTTCGTCACGGAGTAAGTACGATTACTTCTGGAGAACGATACGGTCTTGGAATCATTTTTCATGATTCCAAGTAA
- a CDS encoding serine/threonine protein kinase: MNNTTPTWYLSDFYIQYINNIPYKLKTPFDMSFIEQYGKVFKVYDDQDSGNICFGVESDGKKYFIKFAGAPTEQYSGKPEDAIARLKSTVSIYQDLAHPKLIRFIKAEEVGGGFASIFEWTDAECMGRMYPLSREKFLQMPDNTRLEVFNDILSFHIHVKKQGYVAIDFYDGSIMYDFGIGRTLICDIDFYSKSPYINTMGRMWGSSIFMSPEEFTLGATIDEITNVYLMGATAFALFGMGKDRSIEKWRLNDQLYKVVLKAVNVDRKNRQQSLAEFECEWKRACDN, from the coding sequence ATGAATAATACTACGCCGACCTGGTATTTGTCGGATTTTTACATTCAGTACATAAATAATATACCATACAAATTAAAAACTCCCTTTGATATGTCTTTCATAGAGCAATATGGTAAGGTTTTCAAAGTTTATGATGATCAGGATTCGGGTAATATCTGCTTCGGCGTAGAGAGTGATGGTAAGAAATACTTTATTAAATTTGCTGGCGCACCGACAGAACAATATTCTGGTAAACCCGAAGATGCCATAGCACGGCTAAAATCCACTGTATCTATTTATCAGGATTTAGCACACCCCAAATTAATAAGATTTATCAAAGCGGAGGAAGTAGGTGGAGGGTTTGCTTCTATTTTTGAATGGACAGACGCCGAGTGCATGGGGAGAATGTATCCACTTTCCAGAGAAAAGTTCTTACAAATGCCAGACAACACAAGACTAGAAGTATTTAACGACATACTTTCCTTTCACATTCATGTTAAAAAGCAAGGGTATGTAGCAATTGATTTTTATGATGGCAGTATAATGTATGACTTTGGCATAGGTAGAACATTGATTTGTGATATTGATTTCTATTCTAAATCGCCCTATATCAATACGATGGGGAGAATGTGGGGTTCTTCAATCTTCATGTCGCCTGAGGAATTTACACTTGGTGCAACTATAGATGAAATAACGAATGTGTATTTAATGGGAGCTACCGCGTTTGCTCTGTTTGGAATGGGTAAAGATAGGTCCATCGAAAAATGGCGATTGAATGACCAATTATACAAAGTGGTGTTAAAGGCGGTAAATGTTGACAGGAAAAATCGTCAGCAATCACTTGCGGAGTTTGAGTGCGAGTGGAAAAGGGCGTGTGATAATTAA
- a CDS encoding multidrug ABC transporter ATPase has product MQNNNRKKNSEAAQENNPAIQAATVEVIAGLFATLAEGLATFAAVLAVQEVQQLAEENEKSSADILEIQRQLNFLTKEVKKISKALNI; this is encoded by the coding sequence ATGCAAAATAATAACCGGAAGAAAAATAGTGAAGCGGCACAGGAAAACAACCCAGCAATTCAAGCCGCAACAGTTGAAGTGATAGCGGGTTTATTCGCTACGCTAGCTGAAGGACTTGCTACATTTGCGGCCGTACTCGCTGTACAAGAAGTCCAACAACTAGCTGAGGAAAATGAAAAGAGTAGTGCCGATATACTAGAAATACAGCGACAGCTAAATTTTTTAACAAAAGAAGTGAAAAAAATTTCAAAGGCTTTAAATATTTAA
- a CDS encoding SMI1/KNR4 family protein codes for MKKFTKIIERFEQNIIRNGLEAKEAKEAFGQAKPDDLNNFTLLYETFAKWSAFYEEKDLENLKSYSIPETIVTFYRNFEPQNLPALGDGIRLLGLEQIKEENASAVPSMFFVKFGLLTVATTIGGNVICLDLNAIKNDEPSVLIADHSFCSYNDDLDVIECVIVPDDIADNYSDDEPIVLTYDLIKSCLPQVADSFSDFLNKLANEEYVDIENEYL; via the coding sequence ATGAAAAAGTTTACTAAGATAATTGAAAGATTTGAGCAAAATATAATTAGAAATGGTCTAGAGGCTAAAGAAGCTAAAGAAGCATTTGGTCAAGCTAAACCTGATGACCTAAATAATTTTACTTTGTTGTATGAAACATTTGCTAAGTGGTCTGCTTTTTATGAAGAAAAGGATTTAGAAAATTTGAAATCCTATTCAATTCCAGAAACTATAGTAACTTTTTATAGGAATTTTGAGCCTCAAAATTTACCTGCTTTAGGTGATGGAATAAGATTATTGGGACTAGAACAAATTAAAGAAGAGAATGCATCTGCTGTACCCAGTATGTTTTTTGTGAAATTTGGACTATTAACTGTTGCTACAACTATAGGTGGTAATGTAATTTGTTTAGACTTAAATGCAATAAAGAATGATGAGCCAAGTGTATTAATAGCAGACCATTCCTTCTGTTCTTACAATGATGACTTAGATGTTATAGAGTGTGTAATTGTTCCAGATGATATTGCTGACAATTATTCAGATGATGAACCAATAGTATTAACTTACGATTTAATAAAAAGTTGCCTTCCACAGGTAGCGGATTCATTTAGTGATTTTTTAAATAAGCTAGCAAATGAGGAATATGTAGATATAGAAAACGAATACTTGTAG